One Purpureocillium takamizusanense chromosome 1, complete sequence genomic window carries:
- a CDS encoding uncharacterized protein (EggNog:ENOG503NYRI~COG:Q), translating to MALSVEGKHALVTGAGSGISLAFARRLLQEGCSVVIGDLKLGVEAEALLKSYPHPPTARDTPSVVFHETDVTSWPQLASLFAAALATFPTLDIVVPGAGLYDPPWSSFWQPPHTATNPDSASRDRADSEPGHYAVLDVNLVAPIRMSQLAIGHWTKRKERGCIVHVGSVAGYLAEAASPLYFASKHGLHGFVRSLGDMRDELGIRVSCVAPGPANTGIWYQDPGRADEILQGCKWLTVEEIVHAMLELVIKDEYGNGTILEVTPGETRVVPMFNAQPPKPGAVHMPAMGAFHEKLFHDLRTKGLGV from the exons ATGGCTCTCTCGGTTGAGGGCAAGCATGCTctcgtcacgggcgccggcTCAG GCATCAGTCTCGCCTTTGCCCGACGCCTCCTCCAAGAAGGCTgctccgtcgtcatcggcgacCTCAAGCTCGGGGTCGAAGCCGAGGCGCTCCTGAAGTCGTATCCTCACCCGCCGACTGCCCGCGACACTCCGTCCGTCGTGTTCCACGAGACGGACGTCACTTCATGGCCACAGCTCGCGtcgctcttcgccgccgcgctcgccacATTCCCTACCCTTgacatcgtcgtccccggcgcAGGCCTCTACGACCCGCCGTGGTCCAGCTTctggcagccgccgcacacgGCGACAAACCCAGACTCGGCATCGCGCGACAGGGCCGACAGTGAGCCTGGACACTATGCGGTCCTCGACGTAAATCTCGTGGCGCCGATCCGCATGAGCCAGCTGGCCATTGGACACTGGACGAAGAGGAAAGAGAGGGGGTGCATTGTGCACGTCGGGAGCGTGGCGGGCTACCTGGCCGAGGCAGCGAGCCCGCTGTACTTTGCTAGCAAGCACGGGCTGCATGGCTTCGTGAGGTCTTTGGGAGATATGAGAGATGAGCTTGGTATTCGAGTCAGCTGCGTAGCGCCAGGCCCGGCGAAT ACGGGAATCTGGTACCAAGACCCTGGCAGAGCGGACGAGATTCTGCAGGGCTGCAAGTGGCTCACCGTCGAGGAGATCGTCCATGCCATGCTTGAGCTCGTAATCAAGGACGAGTATGGAAACGGCACCATCTTGGAGGTGACTCCAGGGGAGACGAGGGTTGTGCCAATGTTCAACGCGCAACCGCCGAAGCCTGGAGCGGTGCATATGCCTGCGATGGGAGCCTTCCATGAGAAGTTGTTTCATGACTTGAGAACCAAGGGTCTCGGTGTGTGA
- a CDS encoding uncharacterized protein (EggNog:ENOG503PWII~TransMembrane:1 (o185-209i)), which produces MAAFALPPQPALVHIMLEEPALPLCAGETSHTKGGSPSPCGISLPLRCSWPKMAARGPADAAAAAGGMGGHGLRFLNDEWNDSISNGAPFTLRWNQSLDKKVGSQLSLFKVTYPEDGVIVYELVTNLTESMDTAQCVWTPDHLEGGLYTLWLSNGQHGHANWTISPPWVPKEEPKRNTDGRRLHWAAPIIIPVVCLLVLYGVCLTAYLLHRRRKKAKREKEDATPHQDVSRNNSVDSAVTVQTFTVDAEEFREKYGRLRAASNGGEIWIFADASDHADITVGGIPEKDIADVELGRDGEDENVHEIDHRTIGIGL; this is translated from the exons ATGGCAGCTTTCGCCTTGCCCCCCCAGCCAGCTCTCGTCCATATAATGCTCGAGGAGCCCGCGCTTCCCCTTTGT GCGGGCGAAACGTCACACACCAAAGGCGGCTCCCCATCCCCTTGCGGGATCTCCCTTCCCCTCCGCTGCTCGTGGCCCAAGATGGCGGCTCGCGGCCCCgctgatgcggcggcggcggcgggcggcatgggcggccacggcctgcgGTTCCTAAACGACGAGTGGAACGACAGCATATCCAACGGCGCGCCCTTTACCCTGCGCTGGAACCAGTCCTTGGACAAGAAGGTCGGCTCCCAGCTCAGTCTTTTCAAGGTCACGTACCCAGAGGATGGCGTCATCGTCTATGAGCTGGTCACAAACTTGACTG AGTCTATGGACACCGCGCAATGCGTGTGGACGCCGGATCACCTGGAGGGTGGGCTATATACGTTATGGCTCAGCAACGGCCAGCACGGTCATGCGAACTGGACCATCTCCCCTCCATGGGTGCCCAAAGAAGAGCCCAAGAGAAAT ACAGACGGCCGTCGCTTACACTGGGCtgcccccatcatcatccctGTGGTCTGCCTCCTTGTCCTCTATGGCGTGTGCCTGACGGCGTACctgctgcaccgccgccggaaAAAGGCCAAGCGGGAAAAAGAGGATGCGACGCCGCACCAGGATGTCAGCCGGAACAACTCGGTCGACTCGGCCGTCACGGTGCAGACCTTcaccgtcgatgccgaggagtTCCGGGAAAAGTACGGCCGGCTacgcgccgccagcaatGGCGGCGAGATTTGGATAttcgccgacgcctcggaCCACGCCGACatcaccgtcggcggcatcccgGAGAAGGACAttgccgacgtcgagctcggacgcgacggcgaggacgaaaATGTACATGAAATCGATCATCGAACCATTGGTATCGGCCTGTAA
- a CDS encoding uncharacterized protein (COG:E~TransMembrane:10 (o6-30i58-83o103-120i132-149o161-181i202-228o240-261i316-334o340-362i442-463o)~SECRETED:SignalP(1-24~SECRETED:cutsite=VTA-AF~SECRETED:prob=0.3769)~EggNog:ENOG503NWRV): MTTYSTITDGNNASSGGARDMSRTRRRGGKDGGHGGQATTISSIVNLLNTIVGAGTLAMPSVLSHMGIMLGVVLVLWSGVTAAFGLYLQSKCARYLDRGTSSFFALSQITYPNASVIFDLAIAVKCFGVGVSYMIIIGDLMPGVMLGFNDRAADIPYLVDRHFWITAFMLLIIPLSFLRRLDSLKYTSIVALVSIGYLIVLVIYHFAADPHADPSDIRVIKWAGAVETLSALPVVVFAYTCHQNMFSIINEIKNNSPASMVRVVTSSIGSAACIYLVVAITGYITFGNAIVGNIVSMCKDSAWPIIVSPLLTPRRSYWGSLDHRQGSHCCPCPLFDPSTSPSMPRLPRCRCQVAAEPQQLRSRQARLSLAEPRVGATRRSWDDGAHVRYSFCPSYHCHLDTRLLYRALCEQS; this comes from the exons ATGACGACCTACTCGACCATCACGGATGGTAACAACGCCTCGTCTGGAGGCGCTCGCGACATGTCGAG gacacggcgacgaggcggcaaGGATGGCGGCCACGGGGGCCAGGCGACGACAATCAGCAGCATTGTCAACCTGCTAAATACGA ttgtcggcgccggcaccctGGCCATGCCCTCAGTGCTGTCACACATGGGGATCATGCTCGGTGTCGTCCTGGTATTATGGTCTGGCGTGACGGCCGCCTTCGGCCTCTACCTCCAATCCAAGTGCGCTCGCTACCTCGATCGCGGCACATCGTCGTTTTTCGCCCTGTCGCAAATAACATATCCCAATGCCTCTGTCATCTTCGACCTAGCCATTGCTGTTAAATGCTTTGGCGTGGGCGTGTCGTATATGATCATCATCGGCGACTTGATGCCCGGAGTCATGCTTGGCTTCAACGATCGAGCGGCCGATATTCCATACCTCGTCGACCGACATTTTTGGATTACTGCCTTTATGCTCCTGATTATACCTCTGAGCTTCCTGCGTAGGCTGGATTCTCTCAAGTACACTAGTATTGTCGCATTGGTGTCGATTGGCTATCTCATTGTCCTGGTCATCTACCACTTCGCCGCTGACCCTCACGCCGACCCGAGTGATATTCGAGTCATCAAGTGGGCAGGAGCCGTGGAGACGCTCAGTGCGCTCCCGGTCGTCGTTTTCGCTTATACCTGCCACCAGAAC ATGTTCTCCATCATCAACGAGATCAAGAACAACTCGCCCGCGAGCATGGTCCGCGTTGTCACGTCTAGCATCGGCTCTGCCGCCTGCATCTACCTCGTAGTTGCGATCACAGGGTATATCACCTTTGGTAATGCAATTGTTGGTAATATTGTATCCATGTGTAAGGACTCGGCGTGGCCTATCATCGTGAGCCCCCTACTGACGCCTCGCAGATCCTACTGGGGCAGCCTCGACCATCGGCAAGGCAGCCAttgttgtccttgtcctcttTTCGATCCCTCTACAAGTCCATCCATGCCGCGCCTCCCTCGATGCCGTTGTCAAGTGGCGGCCGAACCGCAACAGCTCCGGAGCCGGCAGGCCAGGCTCTCCCTTGCTGAAccccgcgtcggcgccacGAGGCGATCATGGGACGACGGTGCCCATGTCCGATACTCGTTTTGCCCTTCTTACCACTGTCATCTTGACACTCGCCTACTTTACCGCGCTCTCTGTGAGCAGTCTTGA
- a CDS encoding uncharacterized protein (COG:E~TransMembrane:6 (o66-88i116-141o161-178i190-207o219-239i260-286o)~EggNog:ENOG503NWRV) — protein MPSVLSHMGIMLGVVLVLWSGVTAAFGLYLQSKCARYLDRGTSSFFALSQITYPNASVIFDLAIAVKCFGVGVSYMIIIGDLMPGVMLGFNDRAADIPYLVDRHFWITAFMLLIIPLSFLRRLDSLKYTSIVALVSIGYLIVLVIYHFAADPHADPSDIRVIKWAGAVETLSALPVVVFAYTCHQNMFSIINEIKNNSPASMVRVVTSSIGSAACIYLVVAITGYITFGNAIVGNIVSMYPTGAASTIGKAAIVVLVLFSIPLQVHPCRASLDAVVKWRPNRNSSGAGRPGSPLLNPASAPRGDHGTTVPMSDTRFALLTTVILTLAYFTALSVSSLDRVLAFVGSTGSTSISFILPGLFYYKISDPESIHHQRLLKADDDIDDEGDSDPEETGGILGQSAGSLPETTGGATPRSQWRWRKKWRWDLEHLDHGLLRKLALSLAIYGIVVMAVCLIMNIFFAVAH, from the exons ATGCCCTCAGTGCTGTCACACATGGGGATCATGCTCGGTGTCGTCCTGGTATTATGGTCTGGCGTGACGGCCGCCTTCGGCCTCTACCTCCAATCCAAGTGCGCTCGCTACCTCGATCGCGGCACATCGTCGTTTTTCGCCCTGTCGCAAATAACATATCCCAATGCCTCTGTCATCTTCGACCTAGCCATTGCTGTTAAATGCTTTGGCGTGGGCGTGTCGTATATGATCATCATCGGCGACTTGATGCCCGGAGTCATGCTTGGCTTCAACGATCGAGCGGCCGATATTCCATACCTCGTCGACCGACATTTTTGGATTACTGCCTTTATGCTCCTGATTATACCTCTGAGCTTCCTGCGTAGGCTGGATTCTCTCAAGTACACTAGTATTGTCGCATTGGTGTCGATTGGCTATCTCATTGTCCTGGTCATCTACCACTTCGCCGCTGACCCTCACGCCGACCCGAGTGATATTCGAGTCATCAAGTGGGCAGGAGCCGTGGAGACGCTCAGTGCGCTCCCGGTCGTCGTTTTCGCTTATACCTGCCACCAGAAC ATGTTCTCCATCATCAACGAGATCAAGAACAACTCGCCCGCGAGCATGGTCCGCGTTGTCACGTCTAGCATCGGCTCTGCCGCCTGCATCTACCTCGTAGTTGCGATCACAGGGTATATCACCTTTGGTAATGCAATTGTTGGTAATATTGTATCCATGT ATCCTACTGGGGCAGCCTCGACCATCGGCAAGGCAGCCAttgttgtccttgtcctcttTTCGATCCCTCTACAAGTCCATCCATGCCGCGCCTCCCTCGATGCCGTTGTCAAGTGGCGGCCGAACCGCAACAGCTCCGGAGCCGGCAGGCCAGGCTCTCCCTTGCTGAAccccgcgtcggcgccacGAGGCGATCATGGGACGACGGTGCCCATGTCCGATACTCGTTTTGCCCTTCTTACCACTGTCATCTTGACACTCGCCTACTTTACCGCGCTCTCTGTGAGCAGTCTTGATCGAGTCCTTGCTTTTGTCGGCAGCACTGGTTCGACATCGATCAGCTTCATTCTCCCCGGATTGTTCTATTATAAAATCAGCGACCCCGAAAGCATTCACCACCAACGACTGCTCAAAGCCGACGATGACATAGATGACGAAGGTGACTCGGACCCAGAAGAAACAGGAGGCATTCTCGGTCAGAGCGCCGGAAGCTTGCCAGAgaccacgggcggcgcgactCCTCGTAGCCAGTGGCGCTGGAGGAAAAAGTGGCGATGGGATCTGGAGCACCTCGACCACGGTCTTCTCCGGAAGCTGGCCCTTTCTCTCGCCATCTACGGCATTGTCGTTATGGCCGTGTGCTTAATCATGAACATCTTCTTCGCTGTCGCTCATTAA
- a CDS encoding uncharacterized protein (TransMembrane:10 (o66-88i116-141o161-178i190-207o219-239i260-286o298-319i374-392o398-420i500-521o)~COG:E~EggNog:ENOG503NWRV): MTTYSTITDGNNASSGGARDMSRTRRRGGKDGGHGGQATTISSIVNLLNTIVGAGTLAMPSVLSHMGIMLGVVLVLWSGVTAAFGLYLQSKCARYLDRGTSSFFALSQITYPNASVIFDLAIAVKCFGVGVSYMIIIGDLMPGVMLGFNDRAADIPYLVDRHFWITAFMLLIIPLSFLRRLDSLKYTSIVALVSIGYLIVLVIYHFAADPHADPSDIRVIKWAGAVETLSALPVVVFAYTCHQNMFSIINEIKNNSPASMVRVVTSSIGSAACIYLVVAITGYITFGNAIVGNIVSMYPTGAASTIGKAAIVVLVLFSIPLQVHPCRASLDAVVKWRPNRNSSGAGRPGSPLLNPASAPRGDHGTTVPMSDTRFALLTTVILTLAYFTALSVSSLDRVLAFVGSTGSTSISFILPGLFYYKISDPESIHHQRLLKADDDIDDEGDSDPEETGGILGQSAGSLPETTGGATPRSQWRWRKKWRWDLEHLDHGLLRKLALSLAIYGIVVMAVCLIMNIFFAVAH; the protein is encoded by the exons ATGACGACCTACTCGACCATCACGGATGGTAACAACGCCTCGTCTGGAGGCGCTCGCGACATGTCGAG gacacggcgacgaggcggcaaGGATGGCGGCCACGGGGGCCAGGCGACGACAATCAGCAGCATTGTCAACCTGCTAAATACGA ttgtcggcgccggcaccctGGCCATGCCCTCAGTGCTGTCACACATGGGGATCATGCTCGGTGTCGTCCTGGTATTATGGTCTGGCGTGACGGCCGCCTTCGGCCTCTACCTCCAATCCAAGTGCGCTCGCTACCTCGATCGCGGCACATCGTCGTTTTTCGCCCTGTCGCAAATAACATATCCCAATGCCTCTGTCATCTTCGACCTAGCCATTGCTGTTAAATGCTTTGGCGTGGGCGTGTCGTATATGATCATCATCGGCGACTTGATGCCCGGAGTCATGCTTGGCTTCAACGATCGAGCGGCCGATATTCCATACCTCGTCGACCGACATTTTTGGATTACTGCCTTTATGCTCCTGATTATACCTCTGAGCTTCCTGCGTAGGCTGGATTCTCTCAAGTACACTAGTATTGTCGCATTGGTGTCGATTGGCTATCTCATTGTCCTGGTCATCTACCACTTCGCCGCTGACCCTCACGCCGACCCGAGTGATATTCGAGTCATCAAGTGGGCAGGAGCCGTGGAGACGCTCAGTGCGCTCCCGGTCGTCGTTTTCGCTTATACCTGCCACCAGAAC ATGTTCTCCATCATCAACGAGATCAAGAACAACTCGCCCGCGAGCATGGTCCGCGTTGTCACGTCTAGCATCGGCTCTGCCGCCTGCATCTACCTCGTAGTTGCGATCACAGGGTATATCACCTTTGGTAATGCAATTGTTGGTAATATTGTATCCATGT ATCCTACTGGGGCAGCCTCGACCATCGGCAAGGCAGCCAttgttgtccttgtcctcttTTCGATCCCTCTACAAGTCCATCCATGCCGCGCCTCCCTCGATGCCGTTGTCAAGTGGCGGCCGAACCGCAACAGCTCCGGAGCCGGCAGGCCAGGCTCTCCCTTGCTGAAccccgcgtcggcgccacGAGGCGATCATGGGACGACGGTGCCCATGTCCGATACTCGTTTTGCCCTTCTTACCACTGTCATCTTGACACTCGCCTACTTTACCGCGCTCTCTGTGAGCAGTCTTGATCGAGTCCTTGCTTTTGTCGGCAGCACTGGTTCGACATCGATCAGCTTCATTCTCCCCGGATTGTTCTATTATAAAATCAGCGACCCCGAAAGCATTCACCACCAACGACTGCTCAAAGCCGACGATGACATAGATGACGAAGGTGACTCGGACCCAGAAGAAACAGGAGGCATTCTCGGTCAGAGCGCCGGAAGCTTGCCAGAgaccacgggcggcgcgactCCTCGTAGCCAGTGGCGCTGGAGGAAAAAGTGGCGATGGGATCTGGAGCACCTCGACCACGGTCTTCTCCGGAAGCTGGCCCTTTCTCTCGCCATCTACGGCATTGTCGTTATGGCCGTGTGCTTAATCATGAACATCTTCTTCGCTGTCGCTCATTAA
- the MRPS16 gene encoding 37S ribosomal protein S16, mitochondrial (BUSCO:EOG092652YI~COG:J~EggNog:ENOG503P541), protein MVVKIRLARFGRKNSPFYNIVVAHARTARNSRPLEVLGTYDPIPKPDPYDSSGALHKDIKLDTQRARYWVGVGAQPTDTAWRLLSMVGVLPKKHFGPKENKETAEVKASNVRIR, encoded by the exons ATGGTCGTCAAGATTCGCCTCGCCCGATTCGGGCGAAAAAATTCGCCCTTCTACAACATTGTCGTCGCGCACGCCCG cacggcgcgcaACTCCCGACCGCTTGAGGTGCTAGGCACGTACGATCCCATCCCCAAGCCGGATCCCTACGACAGCTCCGGCGCTTTGCACAAGGACATCAAGCTCGATACCCAGCGCGCGCGATACTgggttggcgtcggcgctcagCCTACCGACACCGCCTGGAGGCTGCTCTCGATGGTGGGCGTCTTGCCTAAGAAGCACTTCGGCCCCAAGGAGAACAAAGAGACGGCTGAAGTAAAGGCAAGCAATGTTCGTATTCGATGA
- a CDS encoding uncharacterized protein (COG:S~EggNog:ENOG503NXA9) encodes MASIKRKPRKNLGPLNLSDEPLETPDTVSCLIHLRLLDAFEKLKSRTGLKDGLWDIWDNRASSADNSLDILVKLREKRWAVYVARAVDRYQAWWESFRPVMLLQSDMFPGSATTEKYTQFLNSEPISWREEDLPPLDVLMVWHAHMLSPRVYLEDCLRYGHGPLWAAGMPWKLVRAALQEKSDFSFTVGADCVESWEKRTGRDWENALDPLEKEMRCPSCGAELRIPWTTCGLPQEYDGDR; translated from the exons ATGGCATCCATAAAGCGCAAACCTAGAAAGAATCTAGGGCCTTTAAACCTGTCAGACGAACCGTTAGAGACACCAGACACAGTGTCTTGCCTCATTCACTTACGGCTTCTGGATGCCTTTGAGAAGCTTAAGAGCAGGACCGGGCTTAAAGATGGGCTCTGGGATATCTGGGACAATCGCGCATCATCCGCAGACAACTCACTCGACATACTCGTCAAACTGCGCGAGAAGCGATGGGCTGTCTATGTTGCTCGTGCCGTCGATCGATACCAGGCTTGGTGGGAAAGCTTCCGGCCCgtcatgctgctgcagtcGGACATGTTCCCAGGTAGTGCAACGACAGAGAAATACACGCAGTTTTTAAACTCGGAGCCAATTTCGTGGAGAGAGGAAGACCTGCCGCCTTTGG ACGTCCTCATGGTATGGCATGCGCACATGTTGAGCCCACGTGTATATCTCGAG GACTGTTTGCGATATGGACACGGCCCACTATGGGCAGCCGGCATGCCGTGGAAGCTGGTGCGGGCAGCGCTGCAAGAGAAGTCAGACTTCAGCTTCACTGTCGGCGCAGACTGCGTAGAGTCGTGGGAGAAACGCACTGGACGAGATTGGGAAAACGCACTGGACCCGTTGGAAAAGGAGATGCGATGCCCGTCTTGCGGCGCGGAGCTGCGCATACCCTGGACGACATGCGGGTTGCCGCAAGAGTACGATGGCGACAGGTAG
- the SHO1 gene encoding Transmembrane osmosensor (EggNog:ENOG503NYIA~COG:U~TransMembrane:4 (o36-59i71-92o98-118i130-150o)): MPPYGSLRSPSLRKMEHSRSYGRKGIQLGNILGDPFALATISISLLAWFITFVSCIVSQIQAAPDDKFPSFAWWAVVYSLFLIIGVFVVVASDAVHTYHVAMTGYLAGGMVLVTSSVNSLVYSKSGAREAAAAGFILLSMVVIVWIFYFGSTPSSTPRAFLDSFALAKESSTGHGQAMNGYGGTGRPETSNSVQPPQMYTSAQLNGFENPSPVGGASQANGGRTSAIPSAFGNTSLPQSQPTTKPDAEVVPPTEYPYRAKAIYSYEANPDDANEISFSKHEILEVSDVSGRWWQARKESGETGIAPSNYLILL; encoded by the exons ATGCCCCCATACGGCTCGTTACGCTCCCCGTCCCTAAGGAAAATGGAACATTCGCGGTCCTACGGCCGCAAGGGCATTCAGCTGGGCaacatcctcggcgaccccTTTGCCCTGGCCACTATTTCCATTTCTCTC CTTGCTTGGTTCATCACCTTCGTCTCATGCATCGTTTCGCAAATACAagccgcccccgacgacAAGTTTCCCTCCTTTGCCTGGTGGGCGGTCGTTTACAGTCTGTTTCTCATCATCGgagtcttcgtcgtcgttgcgaGCGATGCCGTTCACACCTATCATGTCGCCATGACTGGCTATCTTGCCGGTGGCATGGTCCTGGTGACGTCCTCCGTCAACTCGCTCGTATACTCCAAGAGCGGCGCCAGggaagctgctgccgcaggcTTCATTCTTCTAtccatggtggtg ATTGTCTGGATCTTCTATTtcggctcgacgccgtcatcaacACCACGCGCATTTCTCGACTCCTTCGCTCTTGCCAAGGAGTCCAGTaccggccatggccaggcTATGAATGGCtacggcggcaccggccgcCCCGAAACTTCCAACTCCGTCCAGCCGCCACAAATGTATACCTCGGCGCAGCTGAACGGATTCGAGAACCCGTCgcccgttggcggcgcctcccAGGCGAACGGCGGACGCACCTCTGCCATTCCCTCCGCCTTTGGTAACACAAGCCTACCTCAATCGCAGCCGACGACTAAGCCCGACGCCGAAGTCGTCCCCCCAACCGAGTACCCCTACCGCGCAAAGGCCATCTACAGCTACGAGGCcaaccccgacgacgccaacgagaTCTCGTTCTCCAAGCACGAGATCCTCGAGGTCTCAGACGTTAGCGGACGATGGTGGCAGGCGCGGAAAGAAAGCGGCGAGACTGGAATCGCGCCCAGCAACTACCTCATCCTGTTATGA
- a CDS encoding uncharacterized protein (COG:S~EggNog:ENOG503NXA9), with product MLGPKEYVTASVHRTSILLDHLGKIDEDKLSMGFVWTCKTYAERYGEPYSECGCWYCESVRVMNGEQTSRSEPPASEAQAHVSAHPSVRALETPSQRERTRILRQEHQTRLLEAHAQVLGEKRGGRRRLREMPGGGGGGVTARGADRVDVWGREVQVEGPAASVLAVTATAAMYASPSGVGHWPDGETAGALGDESVSAGTDSTELAVSRWK from the exons ATGCTCGGTCCGAAGGAATATGTTACGGCCAGCGTTCATAGGACGAGCATCCTGCTAGATCATCTGGGTAAGATCGATGAGGACAAGTTGAGCATGGGGTTCGTGTGGACGTGCAAGACATACGCGGAGCGATACGGAGAACCCTACTCCGAGTGTGGGTGCTGGTACTGCGAGAGCGTGCGCGTGATGAATGGCGAGCAGACGA GCCGTTCCGAGCCACCAGCATCAGAAGCGCAGGCGCATGTGTCCGCCCACCCTTCCGTCCGCGCGCTCGAGACCCCGTCACAGCGCGAGCGCACCCGCATCCTGCGCCAAGAGCACCAAACGCGGCTGCTGGAAGCTCATGCGCAGGTCCTTGGAGAGAagcgcggcggtcgtcggcgccttcgTGAAATgccgggtggtggtggtggcggcgtgaCGGCCAGGGGGGCCGACAGGGTCGACGTCTGGGGCCGCGAAGTGCAGGTCgaggggccggcggcgagtgtgctggccgtgacggcgacggcggccatgtaTGCATCACCGTCTGGGGTTGGACACTGGCCAGACGGTGAGACTGCGGGCGCTCTTGGTGACGAGTCGGTCTCAGCAGGAACTGACTCGACAGAGCTGGCGGTATCGCGATGGAAATGA
- a CDS encoding uncharacterized protein (COG:S~EggNog:ENOG503P5V6), giving the protein MDSTLDKTTLSTVSLLESRLLRIEHLVYGSTASHPPHTPHEPAARRLDELERRFSTLASRVRVYGELLRIYKTHPDFFHAPAPSVPPSQLSINAIRSIVLASASSFPAILSSLTAVKDSPIPDPSESASLISKAERMKAIEATQLAQATEISELRRRSEAVLRSWYEGNVLANSQTMADVESRVEKVERLVRRRERKIEEEKQQL; this is encoded by the exons atggaTAGCACGCTGGACAAGACGACTCTGTCTACCGTCTCGCTACTTGAATCTCGTCTGCTGCGCATCGAGCACCTCGTGTACGGATCGACGGCCTCCCATCCCCCGCATACCCCTCATGAACCCGCCGCACGAAGATTAGACGAGCTGGAGAGGCGCTTCTCCACGCTGGCTTCTCGCGTACGAGTATACGGCGAGCTGCTTAGGATCT ACAAGACGCATCCGGATTTCTTTCACGCACCTGCCCCCTCCGTGCCTCCGTCACAGCTCTCCATCAACGCGATTCGATCCATAGTCCTCGCTTCTGCATCTTCGTTCCCCGCGATACTCTCGTCTCTGACGGCGGTCAAGGACAGCCCGATTCCAGACCCCTCAGAGAGCGCGTCGCTGATCTCCAAGGCGGAGCGCATGAAGGCCATCGAGGCGACGCAACTGGCGCAAGCTACGGAGATCTCAGAGCTACGCCGACGGAGCGAGGCCGTCTTGCGATCCTGGTACGAAGGCAACGTGCTCGCCAACTCACAGACTATGGCCGATGTGGAGAGCCGCGTCGAGAAGGTCGAACGCCTGGTTAGGAGGAGGGAGCGGAAAATAgaagaggagaagcagcagctATGA
- the SPC19 gene encoding DASH complex subunit spc19 (COG:S~EggNog:ENOG503P35N) — translation MPTMATTLTSSSSASYADCVSSLRTSLQFLESSVQTLDEGVSDFPRLINVLKSVRHYELIPQPTLAAAEASLRDEIGPYIALLMSRADSQIERQDRRIETLKARAELQQGRLSRPDAPAPAAKDRTKGKRLSGEDKLRARAVRQRKEALRYGVERLELEVLQKERELRKRLDG, via the exons ATGCCCACGATGGCAACAACACTTACCTCGTCATCGAGCGCCTCCTACGCGGATTGCGTCAGCTCGCTTCGCACTTCACTCCAGTTCCTCGAGTCCTCCGTCCAGACTCTCGATGAAGGCGTCTCCGACTTTCCTCGCCTCATCAACGTGCTCAAATCCGTAAGG CACTACGAGCTTATCCCTCAACCTAccctcgccgctgcggaAGCATCCTTGCGTGACGAGATCGGCCCTTACATCGCCCTGCTCATGTCCCGTGCCGACTCGCAGATTGAGAGGCAAGACCGGCGCATCGAGACTCTcaaggcccgcgccgagctgcagcagggccgccTCTCCCGGCCCGACGCCCCCGCACCGGCAGCCAAGGACCGGACCAAGGGCAAGAGGCTCAGCGGGGAAGACAAGCTTCGCGCGAGGGCTGTGAGGCAGAGGAAGGAGGCGCTGCGCTACGGCGTCGAGaggctcgagctcgaggtgcTGCAGAAGGAAAGGGAACTGCGGAAACGGCTAGACGGATGA